The DNA window TTCGTAGTGATAGGATAGTGTTTCAATTCGAATCTGCGTATTTTTCATATTTATTCACCCTCCATGAGCTGTTCACTAAAAATATGACTGCTACAGGCGAACTATACATAGAACCTTTCTTGTTAACACCTATTTTGTTATTTGTAGTACCAACCTTTTTTATCTAAAAACTGCTTAACTTTTACAAAATCAAGTCCAGCTGCTGTGAGTTCAGCTGATGGATTACCTATTGCATGTACATTTAATTCACTGTTAATTCCTTCATTTTTTAAGAAAGCACGGAACTCCGCTTCCATGTCTTTACTTAACCCACCTGTTTTAATTGTAACTGAGATAGGTTCCACGTCCTTCATTTGCACAAATCCACCTGGAACAGCCCATGCTGCATACGTATAGCCGTATACGCTAAATACCGTATCTTTTTTTATTGTTCTAAAATTCTCTGTTAGATTCGCATACTTGTAGACCCCAATATCCTTTTTTGCTTTTACTTGGAAATAATATTTATCGCCCAGTGAAGTAACTTTTGGCAATGATTCTTCTTTAAGATTACTTACACCCTTAAGCAATTCCATAATTTTAGCTAATGTTTTTTCATCAGCTTTTCCAGTTGACGTTAATCCATACTTTTCTTGAAAGGCTTTAACAGCTCCAACTGTTTCATCCCCATATTGACCATAGGTTCCTTGTTGAGAAAGTTCAAATCCTAATTTAGTTAAATTTTGCTGCAGTTCTTTTACGACTAGGCCGATATCACCTTGCTGTAATTGTGCTGATGGCTTATTATTTTCCACCACCGTAACACCTGTATTAATACTATTAAAGAAATCCGGATCCATTTCATTGATATCAACATTGCCTTTAATCCCGTTTATTTTTCCTTGATCTGTATATTGGAACATAGCCCATCTATTCCAGATTGCTGTATCACCTGGGTTAGCAAATCCTTTAGAACGGTTACTTCCACTGTAACGGGCTACCCATAACGGATATTTTGCTACAGCGCTTGTAAAATTGGATTTAATAAAACTATATCCCGTGTAAAGAATAGGTGTGATGCTTGTTTTCTTTTCAATATACCCCATCCACCTAACTGCAAAGGCTGTGACCTGCGCTTTTGTTTTCCCTTTATTTTCTTCCAAATCTAAGCAATGAGGCAAATCAACCTTCCTGCTGCCCAATTTATTTAAAAAGAAATTAACTTCTGCAATAGGATCATTATCAGCATGAGCAAAGTGATAAAAGCCTACACGTAAACCTACATTTTTTGCTCCTATATAATTATTGTATGATTTTTTATCTAAGAAGGTTGTGCCTTCTGTTAATTTAATATACGCGCCTTTTACACCATCCGACGCCACTTTTGCCCAATCAATTGTTCCATTGTGATGAGAAACATCAATGACCTTAATATTTTGATTATTACGGTTTTGCATTGCTATCACTCCTTCATACAAACTATGAATAAAAAAAGAAAGGGCAACTGATACAGGCCTAGTAAATAGATTTTAGGCTTTATAAAAACCTTACAATAAGAAGGGGTTTTGGCAGCATTCCCTTATTAAAAGAAATGAATTTGTGGAATTTTATAAAGTTAGGAGAGCTATATTCGTTTATACTAATAAGATAAATCTTATATTTCACATGCTTATGATGTGTATTAAATCATAAGTGTTTGATGTTTAATGACCTTAAAAAGACTAGTTATTTTATACTGGTATGCAATGATTAATTACTAATTTGTGGTCATTTATGTGGTCAGTGGTCAATTTTTATTGGCCACTTTCTTTTATACAACTAGCACCTGTATTATAGATTTTGTTAGCATGTGCAGCAATTAAATAAATACATAAGCTATAATTATTTTTGTCAATCAACTAATACTTTTCTTACGTATATTTTAAATATTTCCTTTCTCATAAAAAGAAAAGCCCCTTATAAATATAAGAAGCTTCTCTTTTATTGTTTTTTCTTATTCATTATGCATGGCTACGATTGCCAGGACGTATTCTTCTCATAATAAAACTTACAATTAACACTAAAATAATGGAACCGATAATAGCAGGTATAATAGCAAATCCACCAATGTCCGGTCCCCAGTCTCCAAGGGTTATTCCGCCTAACCACGCTCCAATAAAACCCGCAATAATATTTCCAATAATACCTCCTGGAATATTACGCCTTGTAATTAAACCTGCTAACCAACCAATAATGCCTCCAACAACTAGCATCCATATGAATGACATAAATTATAACCTCCTTTTTAAAATTACATCCCTTATTTTCCCCAAAAAAAGAGCTAAGTTATTCGCGAAGATTCTGTCTCTCATAGTTTCTACCTACGTTAACTTCTCGTGGATTGAATCAAGAAGAGTTTGTTGCATTTTTATAATTAAATGTCAAAAACCTAAGAATTTCATAAAATATTATAAATTTTGAATTCCTTTATTTGGAGATGGTGTTATGGCACGATCAATTGACATATCAATCCACAAACATCAATTAAGACTTTTTGATGGTAATAGGTTGATGAAAGTTTACTCTATTGGTGTTGGCAAAATGTTAACTCCAACACCTTCAGGAACATATATAATTATTAATAAAGCATACAATCTGGGAGGCTTTATCGGAGCTTTTTGGATGGGTTTATCGAAGCCTCATTACGGAATACATGGAACAAGCAATCCAGCTTCTATTGGTAAGAACGTGTCACATGGCTGCACTAGAATGCATAATCATGATGTTATAAAATTATCACCGATGGTTCCTATTGGAACACATGTCTCTATCCATAAATGAGGTTCTAAATCAGAAGTGTAACGATAATATAGATAAATGTTTATGTAACAAATATTTTGTAAAAGAATTAGACGTAGAAACAAAGAAAGCCCCCACTCAAATGAGTGGAGGGCTCGCCTTTTCTGATGTCAAACAGAAAAGGATTTGCTAAGGGGATTGTTTGTTATCTGGGAGGATAACAAATGTAAATCTACTTGACAATACGGTCAAGAGAGTAAGAATAAGGTAGTAAGTTAACGGCAACTATAAGCTACCATTAATTAAAAGTTTACTCCTCTAAAATACACATGTCCACAATGTTGCTTCAGATGTTCTTCTCCATACCACAATTCGTACATCCCTAATAATAATTTAATACATATTAAATGTATAATTTGGTAATAACTAGAACAAATGCTATAAGGAGAATTTCATGTTGATTTTTGTATATATTTTTTTCATAACCCTTAACTTTGTTTCCTATTTTGTTCCCAAAAGATTATACAAAATCGAACTTTACTCTACCACCCTTTTTGGTATTATTGCAGATCTTATACTTGATTTACATTACAAGCTGTATGTTTATTTTGATGGAGGATTCCAATGGATGGGTTTGTTAGGAGAATTCTTGTGCTTTATACCAATAAGCATATTATTTTTGAATTATTATCCGTTATATAAACCACATAAGAATCAAATATTTTACAAACTTAGTTGGTCAGTAATCTCAACCTTGTTAGAATGGTTAATATTAAAAACTGATTTTTTTATGAAGACGGATGGAAACTTTGGTATTCAGCGGTAGCCTATCCAATTATATTTTTAATTCTTGTTATTAACCTGAAATTTGTTAAGGAACTCCTTAAGCAAGCCTCCTGTTGAGCTCTACCAAGAAATCATTAACAAACAAGAATTTTATAAAAATAGAAATGGAGAAATGTCATGCGTCTAATTGGATTGTTTTTATGGATCTTTGCGGCTTGGCGTTGGAGTGATTGGAAAAACTGGAGGAAGTATCATTCCACAATTCTATATATGATCATGTTTGCTTTATTGTATGAAGTTCTTACATACAATTATTCATTATGGATATTTAAAGCTACTCTTATACCGACCCATACTTTAAATAGCCTTTTGGTAACCTTCATAACTTTTCCTTGTTTGGTACTCTTATTTCTTTCGAATTTTCCCGAAGATGTTACTACTAAAAAAATTCTACATATCATTTTTTGGATTATTTTATATTCAATAGTTGAGTATTTTTATCATGCTGTTGGTCTATTCAAATATAGCCACGGCTGGAATTTTGGATGTTCCATTTTATTTAATTGTATTATGTTTCCTATGTTGCTACTGCATCATAAAAAACCTTTGTTAGCCTATTTCTTGTCCATTCCAATAGCTATTTTTTATTTAATCATCTTTAACGTACCTATTAGTAGTATGAAATAATAACAAATAAAAAAGCCTCTCTCATATGAGCGAGGTTTTATCTTTTTAGATATTCTTTTTCATCCCACAATTCGTACATTCGCGTAGAAACTTGCCACCACCTACGCTGCTTTTGAATTTAACACTGCCACAGTAATCACATCGGCCAGCGATTTTATCCGGTAAATCTTTGTATTCATAAATTTTGTTCAAATCAATATTCTCGTACTTATCTTCTAATTTTTCCATTATGGATCCCTCACATTCTTATTGCCTTATTTATATTGCCAAAAATACAGTTATGTAGACATTGGTATTAAAAAACAGATAAAAGAAGGTATTTCGTAAAAGAGCAGGAAATAGTAATTTTATATATTAAAGGCTGGAGGGATGGATATGCCATACGTCCGTGTAGATTACGCAAAAATAGTCAATGGAGTTAGCTCTCAAGGAAGTGTTATGCTATTAGCACACGAAGAAGAACTTGTGAAGGAAGCCAAAATGGAAGCGGCTAAAAAAGAGGGCACAGTAAGTGACAATGTTAAAATATTAGGTTTTAAAGAAATTTAATAAAAAAGCCCCTACTCCTAAGAGCAGGGGCTTTAATCAATAACCTTTAGATTTCAATACAGCTTGTAGTTTACTTATTTCTTAGTAAACCTCACATATTTCGGTGCAGCTGTGAGGTATGTGCCACTAATTAACTGGTACATATAAGCGGTATTTACTTTGGTTTTATTAACGACTGTGAATACATTGCCTTTTTTAGTTTTTCTTACTTTTGCATGCCAGTCAGGCTTGTTGTAGTACCACAAATCACCCACTAGTACCTTTACTGTGCCAATAGCTTCTGATTTTGCTGGTGACTGAACAGTTGTTGGTGTTTTTTGGGGGACTGATTTACTTAGTAAATTAAGAAATTTAGCGACACCAATTGCATGTGCCTGCCCTACCGCTTTTAAAAATTGTTCATTTTTTAAATATTGAGAGTCTCAGATGAATCGATATATAAATTTTCTGTTAATACAGCAGGTGCATTTGTATTACGTAAAACCGAGTAATTAGCCCCTCTGGTCATATTCCCATTCAAAAATAAAGAAGAAACCTACTGAAAAGCCAAAGAATATAAATATTCTTTGGCTTTTTAATGGGACTAACTTAATATTATTAGTCTACATTTTATAAAGAATATTCCTGACTTTTAACTAGTTAAAAGTATTTTACCCTTAATTTCATTATTAAGAGCTTTTTTTACATCTGAAAGATGGTACTGAACTTGGGTTTTTGTTAATGTTAACTGTTTCTCATGAACAAATTGTATAAGCTGATAAAATGTTTCGTGCCATTTACGTATAGAGACTTTTCGATTCCAATGACGTAAATGAAATATATTTGTATTTATTTTATTGTTATTCATAATTTCTGCCCAATTGACAGGTATTCCTGACAAAAGACCTATAGTCAAAAATATTCCATTTGGACTGACACAGTAGGCTAAGTTTGTACCAGATGATCCACCAATAGAGTCAATTGCTGCTTTAGCTCCACGACCATTCGTCAACTCCATAACCGTACAGTAGAGTGGAGTCATCTCTGTATTAATTACACATGAAGCACCAAGTTGAGTTAATTCCTTTGTGTAGGTATTATTTCGCGTTACTGCAATCAAACGAAACCCTAAAATACGGGATAATTGAGCAAAAATACGACCAATAGAAGAACCGCAGGCATTTACAATTAGGTCATCTCCTGGTTTTAACGCTAATTACTTCCGTACAAATCACCCATGCTGTGATAGGGTTGATATAAAGCTGTGCTGCTATGTAATCTTCTAGATAATCTGGAACTATAATGGCTAGTTCAGCTGACGTTTTGACAAACTCCTGCCATGTACCTTCACCTCGTAATGGTAATACTCGTTTGCCAAGAAACCATTTAGAAACAGATGGACCTACCTCCTCTACGGTACCAACTCCTTCATATCCTGGAATGGCAGGTAAAGAAATTCGATTTGAATAGGCCCCTCTAATAGGAATTAAATCAGATGGATTGATTGGTCGAGTTTTCATTCGCACTAGCACTTCACCAACCCCAGGATCTTTCACTTGTGTATTTTCTATTTATAGAACTTGTTGAGGTTCTCCGAATTCATAAAACTTAATGCTTGTTGCTTTCAAGATACATAGCCTCCTTTAGTTTGTTCACTTATATAGTTATATTGTACATCCTCTTCATTTCCAGTTCGCATAACAACTATTACGGATAGCTTGAAAAGAATTTCGGTTGGGGTTTTAATTCGTATGATTCGGGTGTATATCTCGTATTTTATTAAACTATAAACAAAAATATATAATTCATTTCGAGTACAAATTATATTTAATTAACAAGCTAACTTATTTTGCACCAAAACCAATATTCATATCTAAAACAAAAAAACAATGACTGTATTTAATAAAGGGGTTTAGATCTCTGAGGAAGCTTATATATCTTTACTTCTATTTATCTTTCAACCAGACCCATGACAAATGGAGTAAGATCACTCAACTTTTCTTTATCGCTAAGAATTTTCAAAAAAACATTGGAGACATGTTCAGGTATAGGTGTTTGACTATCTACAGTTGCCGTCAAAAAATAATATAAAAAATCAAAATGATTTTCTCTTCTCATTGCATCAACTAAATAATAAGCATAAAGATTATTATTTAATAGCTTTCTCCTTAAAACTATTCCAAAATCATACAACTCGTTAACAGTTGTATCCACAAGCTCTTCCTCCTTCTAAGCTTTATACGGATAAAAATTGAATTTCACATAAGATTACTTGTATAAGATCATAAACATAATTGATGCATCTACTATATATATTGAAAAAGGTTTATAACAGCAATAGACGACCTATTCATTCGGATTAGAATCGTGAGGTCGCCTACATTATTTTCATATTCATTTTTTTATCCTTTCAGTTTGCTTTATCAATAGATTTATTCTTCTATATTTTAATTTTCTAACTGCCTTGGACTCTCATCATGACATTGATTAAATAAATAAGTAAGGTACGAATGCAGTTCAAATCGGTCCTTCTGAATAAAATCAGACCATATTTGTTTGTTTTCTTCCATCATTCCTCCTTCTTTTTTATTTCATTTCTTTATCTTTACGGTTTCCTAGCCAGTAACCTTTTACACGTACAAAGTGACCATTTGTAAAAAAAATAGAGAAAACACTTTACTAAATTGAAATCAAACAAAGGAAATCAATAAATATCTTCAATACCGGATAAGCGAATAAAAAAATATTTTGTTTTTCATTTTTTAAAGACAGTGTCTGTTCATGAAGATTAAAATTATAAACACGACCTTTAAACGTTTGTAGTGACCCATTTTCATAATAATTAACCGTAACTGAACCATTTTTGATTAGTTTTTTCAAAAACATAGATTAATCCTCCTTTTAACAAATGAATTGCAATTAGCAAAAATCTAAAAACATAGATCTTGGATTGCTGGATTAACTATTTGATACTCTGTTTCTAACTCATGTAAGGTTAATTTATAAAGCTGTTTGTCTCCTTTTTTATAGATTCCTAAATGGATTAAAGAATCTATAATCGAGTTTTTTTACGTTGTATATCAGAGTAGATTTGTTCACTCATTATTCCACCGTCTAATTTCAGAATGGTCTTTCGTATGATTGTCGAACTATTCTAATTCATTATAAAGCCCGCCAGTTACAAGAAAATGAAAATGAAGTAAAACTGATGTAATAAATAAGTAAATTTGATTAGATAAGTGTCTGTATGTGTCCTATCTATTTACTTTAAAGTCAACGCTTACCGCCTCGCCTCATAATAAAAAATATTCCTATAAATTTCACTTTTAAGCAGTTCTTTTTCACAATTCTTGCATTCTTCTCTCAAGCGATTTGATTCTAAAACACAAAAGACTGTATTCATTATCCACTGTAATAACTCTCTATAAAAACTAAGATTAGGTATATTATGGTATCATTTTTTGATTAATGAAATACTTTCTACAAAACTTCCTTTAAACTTACATAAAATCGCAAAGTAAGACTAAATAATCTCGCAGTAGGTTATGAGTACATTATCATGGAGTATGTACTCTTTTTTTTTATATGTTGGGTATTAACCTAGTCGCTTATATTTTCCATGAAATGGCCGAGAGATCTAAAGATGTCCAAACATCTGAAGTAAAACGTAATGAGAAGCAATGGCAGCGTGAAAGATTGTATAGCTCAGACTCTAAAAAGAAGTAAACAAAGATAAGTTTTGCATTAAAAGACTCGCCGATTGGCTCGTTTTCAATAAATGCTGTAATAAAAAATCTTCTTTGTATTAAAAATATTCTTTAGGGGAAATTAAGAAAAAAAGAAGGTGAAGTATATGCCTGATATTTTGCAAGCCTTGAAAAATGTCGTTCAGTCTTTTATTAAAGATGAGAATAAAACGCCTCTTCATATTGGGGAGGCTATGGGGTGCTGGATATTTTTAGCGTTAGCTGGTGAGACACAAGTACAGACTGAAGCAGGAATTAACAGTACAACGGATCCTGAGTTGAGAAAAGTCCTTCAAGAAGCCGTCAACATGTTCAAATCACAGAAAGAGCGAATTATTACCTTTATGCGGTCAGAAGGAATTCCATCACCACCTCTTAGTGAATCCAAACCAATCTCTGACCCGAATAGTGTTCCATTAGGGGTTAAGCTCACAGATAACGAGCTTGCAAACAGCCTTAAGAAAAAAGTCTCCATGGCGATTACAAACTGTTCGGAAGCAGCATCGCAATCCCTTCGCAGCGATGTTAGCCTGATGTGGGCTGAATTTTTGCAAGAACACATAACCTTTTTAATAACCTTTAAATCATTGATGCGAAAACGGGGATGGCTGAAGGTGCCACCGCCGTATCATCCTGCAGGTCTACCCCAAGCAGAAAAGTGAGGTGAGAAATGTGCCAAATGTCGGAAAAGCTCTTACAAATATTATTCAATCATTTATTGACGAGGAACCCAAATCACCCTTACATGTGGGAGAAGTCATGTCCTGTTGGTCCTATCTTTCCGAATTAGCTGACGAACAAGTTCATTCCGAAGCAGGGATTAACAGTACAACGGACCCTGAATTACGAAAAGCTTTCCATGAAGCAGTTGAGATGTTCAAATCACAGAAAGAGCGAATTATTGCTTTTATGCAGTCAGAAGGAGTTCCTACTCCCCCTTTAAGTGAGTCCAAGCCACAGTCTAATCCAAATGATATTCCATTAGGTGTGAAGTTAACGGATGATGAACTTGCAAACAGCCTTAATATTAAAATGGTTATCTTAATTACCTACTGTGCAAATGCAATCATTCAATCCACACGCAATGACGTTACTTTGATATGGATTGAATATTTGCAGGAATATATGACGTTTGGAGCAACCCTAAAAGAACTCGTGAAAAGACGGGGATGGCTTAAAGTTCCTCCATACTACTATGCGCCAGGAACGCCGATAAAATGATTGTTGAAAAATAAATGGAGGAGGATTTATATACAAAAAAGTAAACCTACTGGAGTAGGGGATGATCAGATGGACATGGAATATGTCCTCTTTTTTTATGCTTTGAATTATCCCAATCACTTATCTATTTTATAAATTGGACGAGAGATAAAAAGATGCCTCATTGACAAAATAGAAAGTATAAGAGTCAGGGGCAATTTATCTGCTGTAAAAATTGGAATAACAAGTTAGATGGGAGAAGTTATTATGAAAATTAAAACATTTTACACATGGGACGACGAACTTTGGCAGAACGTGAGCCCCTTTTATTTGAAGGCATTTGGTGAGAAAGGGGCTAAAACAGTTAGGATCATCAAAAATATGTTTGCACAAGGAATTGCCGAGCTCCATGTGGGATACAAAGATTCAGTAGCAGTTGTTATGTCTATCACAGGAAAGCTTGTATCTGATCAGATGTTAATCATTGATTATTTGGCCGTATCGGAAAAAGAGCGAGGACATGGACTTGGCAAACACTTTGTTGATTACTTGCGACAGAAAGCAGTTGCTGAGGGATATCAGAAATTAATTATTGAGGCTGAGTCAGAGGAAACACTAGATAATAGAAGGCGTATTAGCTTCTGGCAATCCTGTGGCTTCCTTCTTACAGAATATGTTCATCACTACATATGGGTGCCGGAAACCTACTGTGCCATGTACCTTCCCCTCATTGCTGATTCAAGAAAGACAACTGGGGAAGAGCTGTTTGTGTATATCAATACCTTTCACCGGCTGTCGTTTCGTGGAGGTGGGAAGGAAGAAGGTTAGGGATTTATTCTACTTGCTTTTAAAGTTTTAAAGCCTTCTTCAGCACCTAGAATAATTAAATAAATAGATATTCATTAATGAGTGAAGTTGTGATTTCTTAAATACTATGTAGGTAACGCAGCAAGGTCACCTGTCTACGCAAAGTAATACAGTCCAATGTTCAAGGTTGTGTACAAGGTTACTGATGTAATAATTTTTAGACTTCTAGGGGTGGACTATTGGCCTTTATTCTTTATGAGATGGACAATATCCAAAGGTATCTCAACAGCTAAAGTAGAACGTAATGAGGATCAGTGGAAGTATGACAAATTATATGATCCAGATCCTACAGAGAAGTAAATAAAGACAAATAAAAAAGAGAAGTTTTTTTCTTCTCTTTTTACTATATAATTCTCTATACTTAGATACTCTTTTTTATACCACATTCTCTAAATTCAAGTAGGAAAGCGTCACCTTTCATAGAAATTTTGAAGTAAGCTAGAAATTAGACTTTCTCTCCAAAATTCCAGTGAGTGGTCGGTGTATTCTATAATAAATCATAGCCTAACCTTAACTTCAGTACCGTCCTCAGCTTTGATATCTACTAAAACGATTTCCTTATAATTTTTCAGTTCCTTGACGATAGGCTTTAGCATTTTTTTGTCTATTAGTGGAAAGGTAAAGTCCAGTTTTTTTCTTTCGAAGTATTCTTTTGTCCATTTGTTTGTATGTTGCTGAAAAAATTTTGAAGACAAAATGGAAATCGCAATGCTTAAAACAGCATATGGAATTGGGATGGTAAACCGAACGTCTTTTGCTTTCACTTTTACATGCATCATAAGCCAATCACTAATCAATGATGACTGAAACGGTATCCCCGTTTGCTGATTTAATATCAACAATTTGGCCATCTAATTCGTTTTCGATTGCTTCAATAATAAGGTTTATGTCTATATCTTTAACGTATTTTTCCGATTGAGGAATACTCGCTGCGATGCTGTGTCCAGCCATTAATACTAACTTAACAAGTTTTATTGGCAAATTAACCGTTACATTATCATTTTCAGTTGATACCACACGAATTTTTAAAGTTTTATCTAAATATGTAGTCGGTTTCTCAAAAAGCTTATTACTTGTTTCTTCTTTTTCTTTTAATAATTGAATCAGTTCTGCTCCCTTAACTGCATCAATTTTCCCTTCTTGAACCATTGTTAACACTCTTGTAATTTCCTCTTTCATGGTAACTTCCTCCCTATTTCTCTTTTAAGAGCTTAATGGCTTCTTCTGGTGTAATTTCACCATCTTCTAACATAGTGACAACTTTCTTTTCGTCTACTTCATTTTTCTTCCTCTGCACATATCCAAGGGATGAGATAATGTCTGTTAGCTTGCCTCGAACTGTTGGATACGAAATCCCCAGTTCCTTTTCAACTTCTTTGATATTCCCTCTGCATGTTAAAAATACTTCTACAAAATGAAGCTGATCCTTTAATAAAGATGCCAGCTTAGATAATTCAAACTCATTTTCAATCGTCGTGTGACAATGGGTGCACTGCAATTTTGTAATTTTCAATGTTCCACTGCAGACAGGACAATTTGTGATTACTTTATAAGCCATAATGAAATCCCCTTCTTTTAGTTAACTCAATTACATAACGAAAAATCAATAATTTAAATAATAAATTTAAATTTTATATATAAAAAAATAAATAATATTAATTTAATGTTTGATATTATTAATCATCTACTCAAAATAGAGGTTTAAAAAATTAGATGTTATAAATCAAATGACAAAAATTTCTGATAATAAAAACCATCTATAATAATAGATGGTTTGTTTGCTTATTTAGTGTTATATCCTTTAACTTTATAGCCGTAGATTTTGGCTAATTCTTGGAAGCTCTTAGGTGAGTTTGTAATTGCAACAGGAGTTCCCACCTCGACTTTATCATAAAGTTTTTCGATTGAAGCATTATGCATTCTTACGCACCCTTGACTCACATATTTACCGATGCTTGACTCATTTGCGTTACCATGAATCGCGTATGTATCACCTTTTGTTCCATTCGCATTCAATCCTAGCCATCTTTTACCTAGTGGATTACGAGGATCTCCACCTGGAATATGTCCAGTATAGTATGGTCTGTTCTTAATTTTATTTACAATTTTAAAATGCCCTACAGGCGTTTTCTCCCAACTTTTCCCCGTGGCGACTGGTTCAATCATCTCAACGTACCCGTTATGGTAGTAGATAAGTTTGTTGTAGTGCTTGTTAATAATAATGAAATCATCATTTTTAGTTGCGGTTGCTTCAACTGTAGCTCCTAAGCTCCCGAACAAGGTTACAAAAGCAATTGCAAATACCATTAAAGAATTTACTAAGAACTTTTTCATTGACCTATATTCCCCTTTTTTCCTGTTTATTATATACATAGCACTAATCATATTGGTTATATAACCGATATGATTAATATAAGTAATATATACCATTATAACCAACATAAGGCTTATGTTCAATATTTATTATAATGGGTATACTATTCAAAAGGAGGGATTTATTTTGGTAGTTGATAAAAGTAAAAATAAACAAGTCCTTGTTACATTTCCACTTGAACAGCTAGAAGAAATAGAAGATTATTGGCATGAAAAAAGATACAGTAACCGGAATGAAGCGATAAGAGCATTAATTAAAGAAGGGTTAAAACACAGAAATAAAACAGAAGAATCAAGATGATTATTCAATCGATTAGAATATACTTGTAAAAAATTAGTCAAATTAAAAATAGGAAGCCAGCACGTGGACTAGAAAAACACCTAGTAGTTAGGTGCTTTTTCTAATTTATTCAATCTCTGAGGTAGAGGACAAAATATTTTATAAAATAAAGAGAGGATTGCGCATACATACTCTCACACAATTATAGGGCACATCTAAATTATAAATTGCATGCCTCCAAGACGAAAATGTATTAGAAATATGGATAAGTTGTGCTATAGTAGCGCTGGAAGTAATACGTGAATTATCTGATGTATTCAACGTAGCAAAGAGCCACTTGTTTTATACAAGTGGCTTCTTATATGGGCTATGCTTTAAATAATATGCACTAATC is part of the Priestia aryabhattai genome and encodes:
- a CDS encoding L,D-transpeptidase; protein product: MKKFLVNSLMVFAIAFVTLFGSLGATVEATATKNDDFIIINKHYNKLIYYHNGYVEMIEPVATGKSWEKTPVGHFKIVNKIKNRPYYTGHIPGGDPRNPLGKRWLGLNANGTKGDTYAIHGNANESSIGKYVSQGCVRMHNASIEKLYDKVEVGTPVAITNSPKSFQELAKIYGYKVKGYNTK
- a CDS encoding ribbon-helix-helix domain-containing protein; this translates as MVVDKSKNKQVLVTFPLEQLEEIEDYWHEKRYSNRNEAIRALIKEGLKHRNKTEESR